The stretch of DNA ATTCCATTACAGAATTGTTAACGTTAGGAGCGCTGATGGTTGTTTTATTCTTTGTAGTGTATTACATTATTTCCCTTTGTGCGTATCTATTGAAGTTTAAGCATGAAGACCGAGTTACGGCTGTTTTCTGCGGATCAAAGAAATCATTAGTGCATGGAACGGTTATGTCAAAAATAATCTTCGCCAATAATCCCTCATTAGGAGTTATCTTATTGCCTTTGATGATGTATCATGCTTTGCAATTGGTTATTTGCAGTTTTATAGCTCAAAAGATGGCTAAAAGAAGTAAGGAATTGGAAATTGCCGGCAACTAACAAGGTTGTAATCATAATTAATGGATAATTTTAAATTATTGTTTCTCAGTAGATTGTCATCTTTTAGGTAGATAAATCGCCAACACAAAACTTATCCTCAATAAAAGTGTTTCTTCAATAAATAATTAGTAATTTTGCGACCTTAATTTTGGAGCTTTCCAGAGGACAGAAAATTCATGAGTGACGCGATTAAACACGAGTGCGGTATTGCACTAATCCGATTACGTAAACCCCTGAGTTATTATCAGGAAAAATACGGAACGGCACTGTACGGTTTAAATAAGCTGTATTTAATGATGGAGAAACAGGTTAACCGTGGACAAGACGGCGCCGGAATCGCAACCATCAAACTGGATATCGAACCAGGAAATCGATACATTAGCCGCCAACGCTCTACTTCTTCAAGGGCGGTTACCGAAATCTTCGAATACGTTTTAGGCAAATACGCCGACTTACACCGCAAAAATCCCGAATTACTTCATGATGCTGAATGGTTAAAAGAAAACATGCCTTTTATGGGCGAAGTTCTTTTGGGTCACTTGCGTTATGGTACTCACGGACAAAACAGCATTGAAAACTGTCACCCGTTTTTGCGTCAGAACAACTGGCAAACACGGAATCTTGTAGTTGCAGGTAACTTCAACATGACCAATGTTGATGAATTATTAGCGCAATTATATGAGTTGGGACAGCACCCGAAGCAAAAAGCGGATACGGTAACCGTATTGGAAAAGATCGGTCACTTTTTGGATGATGAAAATCAAAAATTATTTGATGCCTATAAAAAAGAAGGGTATTCAAATGTTGAAATATCAAAACTGATTGCAGATAACCTGGATGTAAGCAATATCTTAACCCGCTCAGCAAAAACCTGGGATGGTGGTTATGCTATTTGTGGATTGATGGGACACGGAGATGCATTTGTGATGCGTGATCCTTCAGGTATTCGTCCTGCGTTCAAATACATTGATGATGAAGTGATAATTGTAGCTTCTGAGCGACCAGCTATTCAGACTGCGTTTAACGTACCTGTTGAAGCAATTACTGAAGTTCAGCCGGGCCATGCTTTAATCATTAAAAAAGATGGAACCATCTCAGAAGAAATGTTCCGTGAACCTTTAGAACGTAAATCATGTTCGTTTGAACGTATTTATTTTTCGAGAGGAAGTGATACTAGTATCTACAGAGAGCGCAAGCAATTGGGTAAATTATTAGTACCTGCAATCCTGGATTCTGTAGATGGCGATCTGAAAAACACGGTATTCTCATTTATTCCAAATACTGCAGAAGTTGCATTCTACGGAATGGTAGAGGGAGTTCATGATTATGTTCGTTGTCGTCAAAAAGATTTGTTCAAAAGTAAGCAACAGCATACGGATGAGCAGATTGAAGAAATATTGAATTTAAAACCTCGTGTTGAGAAACTGGCAATTAAAGAT from Solitalea canadensis DSM 3403 encodes:
- a CDS encoding amidophosphoribosyltransferase, which translates into the protein MSDAIKHECGIALIRLRKPLSYYQEKYGTALYGLNKLYLMMEKQVNRGQDGAGIATIKLDIEPGNRYISRQRSTSSRAVTEIFEYVLGKYADLHRKNPELLHDAEWLKENMPFMGEVLLGHLRYGTHGQNSIENCHPFLRQNNWQTRNLVVAGNFNMTNVDELLAQLYELGQHPKQKADTVTVLEKIGHFLDDENQKLFDAYKKEGYSNVEISKLIADNLDVSNILTRSAKTWDGGYAICGLMGHGDAFVMRDPSGIRPAFKYIDDEVIIVASERPAIQTAFNVPVEAITEVQPGHALIIKKDGTISEEMFREPLERKSCSFERIYFSRGSDTSIYRERKQLGKLLVPAILDSVDGDLKNTVFSFIPNTAEVAFYGMVEGVHDYVRCRQKDLFKSKQQHTDEQIEEILNLKPRVEKLAIKDAKLRTFITQDSDRNDLVNHVYDVTYGVINKGVDNLVAIDDSIVRGTTLKQSIIRILDRLGPKKIVIVSSAPQIRYPDCYGIDMSRMGEFVAFQAAISLLKKAGKDHIIQDVYQKCKAQFDLPKEEVKNYVKEIYAPFTDEDISAEISRIVTPEGINAEVQVIYQTLDSLHTACPNDLGDWYFSGDYPTPGGNKVVNRAFINFMEGRNQRAYA